The genomic stretch ATGGACGATAAACAGTAGCATAGCCAATAGATGAGATGCGAAGCACATCCTTTGTTTCTTTGACATTGAGACTAAACGCGCCTTCTTCATTACTGATACTTCCTGCCACGAAAGTAGAATCGGGCAAAGAAAGTAACACTATATTGGCATAAGGGACAGGTTGTTGTTGCTCATCAATTACTTTACCTGTTACCGTAACCTGTGCTTGCAGCTGCACTGCCACCCCCATAAAGAAGTATAAACAAAAAAGTATATTCGCTCTCATATTCTATATTTTTAAAGTTTCAAAAGTACATTATATTACAAAGCTATAGAATAATCAACGGCACATTCTATCGGTTTATTATAGAAGCTATTACCTTGATCATAATTCCTTAGACGACAAGTCATCAGTGAACACTTTTTGTTTAATGTACAAGTAGAACAAGTATCTATATTTTCCAAACTAAATCCTCCTCGGAACATTCTCCATTTATCTCTATTTTCCCAAAGTTCTTTCAAATTTTCTTTTGTAAGATCTCCTACAAGCAATTCTTCATGTC from Phocaeicola dorei encodes the following:
- a CDS encoding SPASM domain-containing protein; its protein translation is MLVGDLTKENLKELWENRDKWRMFRGGFSLENIDTCSTCTLNKKCSLMTCRLRNYDQGNSFYNKPIECAVDYSIAL